From a region of the Tiliqua scincoides isolate rTilSci1 chromosome 4, rTilSci1.hap2, whole genome shotgun sequence genome:
- the CFAP418 gene encoding cilia- and flagella-associated protein 418 isoform X2: MADDLDDLLDEVESRFCRLPGPDGPHGVRGAPQGSKSRLRDEDRKAQDAAAARGSKVLTKDVHEEEDIDEIIKDIIDENSFAKNPVKPFLKSPNPAFENNTANNIASIQARGKRCCPVYLGGSTAPYGVGTNISQRTCDQLRCTGCDFHVSHFNDYQWDRSCDYLFFRNNMPEFGKLRTKMLKKKGTRAYACQCSWRSIDELTDLSMDRQLHWITKQ, from the exons ATGGCGGACGACCTGGACGACCTGCTGGACGAGGTGGAGAGCAGGTTCTGCCGCCTGCCCGGGCCCGACGGCCCACATGGAGTCCGGGGCGCACCGCAGGGGAGCAAGAGCCGCTTGCGGGACGAAGACCGAAAGGCCCAGGATGCGGCGGCCGCCAG AGGTTCCAAAGTACTAACAAAAGATGTTCATGAAGAAGAAGACATAGATGAAATCATTAAAGATATCATTGATGAAAACAGCTTTGCAAAAAACCCTGTG AAACCATTTTTGAAATCACCTAATCCTGCATTTGAGAATAATACGGCAAATAATATTGCCTCCATTCAAGCCCGTGgtaagag GTGTTGTCCAGTGTATCTTGGTGGAAGTACTGCACCGTATGGTGTTGGAACAAATATTTCTCAGAG AACATGTGATCAATTACGCTGTACTGGATGCGACTTCCATGTTTCACATTTCAATGACTATCAGTGGGATAGATCATGTGATTATCTCTTTTTCAG GAATAATATGCCTGAATTCGGCAAGTTGAGAACGAAGATGCTGAAGAAAAAGGGAACACGGGCCTATGCTTGTCAGTGCAGTTGGAGATCAATAGATGAATTAACAGACCTCAGTATGGACCGGCAGCTCCATTGG ATCACAAAACAATAA
- the CFAP418 gene encoding cilia- and flagella-associated protein 418 isoform X1, translated as MADDLDDLLDEVESRFCRLPGPDGPHGVRGAPQGSKSRLRDEDRKAQDAAAARGSKVLTKDVHEEEDIDEIIKDIIDENSFAKNPVKPFLKSPNPAFENNTANNIASIQARGKRCCPVYLGGSTAPYGVGTNISQRTCDQLRCTGCDFHVSHFNDYQWDRSCDYLFFRNNMPEFGKLRTKMLKKKGTRAYACQCSWRSIDELTDLSMDRQLHWVCSKHIE; from the exons ATGGCGGACGACCTGGACGACCTGCTGGACGAGGTGGAGAGCAGGTTCTGCCGCCTGCCCGGGCCCGACGGCCCACATGGAGTCCGGGGCGCACCGCAGGGGAGCAAGAGCCGCTTGCGGGACGAAGACCGAAAGGCCCAGGATGCGGCGGCCGCCAG AGGTTCCAAAGTACTAACAAAAGATGTTCATGAAGAAGAAGACATAGATGAAATCATTAAAGATATCATTGATGAAAACAGCTTTGCAAAAAACCCTGTG AAACCATTTTTGAAATCACCTAATCCTGCATTTGAGAATAATACGGCAAATAATATTGCCTCCATTCAAGCCCGTGgtaagag GTGTTGTCCAGTGTATCTTGGTGGAAGTACTGCACCGTATGGTGTTGGAACAAATATTTCTCAGAG AACATGTGATCAATTACGCTGTACTGGATGCGACTTCCATGTTTCACATTTCAATGACTATCAGTGGGATAGATCATGTGATTATCTCTTTTTCAG GAATAATATGCCTGAATTCGGCAAGTTGAGAACGAAGATGCTGAAGAAAAAGGGAACACGGGCCTATGCTTGTCAGTGCAGTTGGAGATCAATAGATGAATTAACAGACCTCAGTATGGACCGGCAGCTCCATTGGGTTTGTAGCAAGCACATAGAATGA